A region from the Triticum aestivum cultivar Chinese Spring chromosome 3D, IWGSC CS RefSeq v2.1, whole genome shotgun sequence genome encodes:
- the LOC123074724 gene encoding uncharacterized protein has product MRRDAAVAPAAVVTSPQIAAGGTEMGNAEAVAIEVDSAPAPASAAIDIDLEAGGASHGVACRICHLSPEGGDGPGSEVIRLACCCKEELGHAHRQCAEAWFRIKGDRRCEICGSEAKNITGLEVKKFMEEWHGRRMATTGAMVERESTC; this is encoded by the exons ATGCGGCGAGACGCGGCCGTCGCCCCCGCGGCGGTCGTGACCTCGCCGCAGATCGCGGCCGGCGGGACAGAAATGGGGAATGCCGAGGCGGTGGCCATCGAAGTCGACTCGGCGCCAGCGCCAGCGTCGGCGGCCATCGACATCGACCTCGAAGCGGGGGGCGCGTCCCACGGCGTGGCGTGCCGGATCTGCcacctcagccccgagggcggcGACGGGCCTGGGTCGGAGGTGATCCGGCTCGCCTGCTGCTGCAAGGAGGAGCTCGGCCACGCGCACCGACAATGCGCCGAGGCGTGGTTCCGGATCAAGGGCGATAG GCGCTGTGAAATTTGTGGTTCAGAGGCCAAAAACATTACTGGCCTGGAAGTGAAAAAATTCATGGAGGAATGGCATGGGCGAAGAATGGCAACTACCGGGGCTATGGTAGAGAGGGAAAGCACTTGCTAG